From one Lycium ferocissimum isolate CSIRO_LF1 chromosome 7, AGI_CSIRO_Lferr_CH_V1, whole genome shotgun sequence genomic stretch:
- the LOC132065119 gene encoding peptidyl-prolyl cis-trans isomerase-like, which yields MANPKVFFDLTIGGAPAGRVVMELYADTVPKTAENFRALCTGEKGVGKMGKPLHYKGSTFHRVIPGFMCQGGDFTAGNGTGGESIYGAKFADENFVRKHTGPGVLSMANAGPGTNGSQFFICTAKTEWLDGKHVVFGQVVEGFDVIKKAEGVGSSSGRCSKPVVVADCGQLS from the coding sequence ATGGCAAATccaaaggttttctttgacCTAACCATCGGTGGGGCCCCTGCTGGTCGTGTTGTGATGGAACTCTACGCCGACACAGTTCCCAAGACAGCTGAGAATTTCCGTGCACTTTGCACCGGTGAGAAAGGTGTTGGAAAGATGGGGAAACCTTTGCACTACAAGGGGTCAACTTTCCACCGTGTGATTCCAGGTTTCATGTGTCAGGGTGGAGACTTTACTGCTGGAAACGGTACAGGTGGTGAGTCAATCTATGGTGCTAAATTTGCTGATGAGAACTTTGTAAGAAAGCATACTGGACCTGGTGTGCTCTCTATGGCTAATGCTGGACCTGGAACTAATGGTAGTCAGTTTTTTATCTGTACTGCTAAGACTGAATGGCTTGATGGGAAACATGTTGTGTTTGGTCAAGTTGTTGAAGGATTTGATGTGATTAAGAAGGCTGAAGGTGTTGGATCTAGCTCTGGAAGGTGCTCCAAGCCTGTTGTTGTTGCTGACTGTGGTCAACTTTCCTAG